In Nicotiana tabacum cultivar K326 chromosome 19, ASM71507v2, whole genome shotgun sequence, one DNA window encodes the following:
- the LOC107778926 gene encoding protein LNK2 isoform X6, with product MFDWNDEELTDIIWSDTGQSDDHTVPYPDGSEKEAPAYKDNIKKEWDVEASSFKPTDQKKPTTKTDLSNIKLDGSSKHDTGGAAITAGYRVESSADFSLTNATKNERNRLDDDFRVFHHQSEGLEQDDFIDYGWANIGSFDDLDKIFSNSDPIFGDTSLPNTHDLWSSSKDVTSSSDKSVPLSIDSLSLALGSPRSPSERLEVKAEYRLDQEKSSTGDEENASDITSNVHLSTDARDHGGGKSVLLPNEKELCRSLSPQVNKFGMPYVTNQPYLASELSQQSQLQGPECLQHKHFPGPLFASSTYGDMGNHYSPMPVLSQVHSGQASHQRVLSSYKASPGNSNHFSKSLDASSKPLMMTPQEKIEKLRRRQQLRAMLAIQKQQQQFSYQMVSPEQSAKQGGSVEENLSCIPSLDPTSPLEQGDSNTVCLAVEESSVEDTALYLLRDVISKLDLQIRLCIRDSLFRLAQSATQRQCGNDSCSSKKGGIEVSIEEINTNNRIARPPNVETETNPVDRIVAHLLFHNPSELTSKLAEIPKSSMSAILKCERKAIGSQSFSSSFLHQNSETDPITAHQGLKTSTSHNEVDKLNSSPCLETSENASNNEGADGRVIGFEAAS from the exons ATGTTTGATTGGAACGACGAAGAG CTAACGGATATAATATGGAGTGATACTGGTCAGAGCGATGACCACACAGTGCCATATCCTGACGGAAGTGAAAAGGAAGCTCCAGCTTATAAAGATAACATTAAGAAGGAATGGGATGTGGAAGCTTCTAGTTTCAAGCCTACTGATCAGAAGAAACCTACAACTAAAACTGATCTGAGTAATATTAAACTAGACGGCAGTTCCAAACATGACACTGGCGGAGCTGCTATCACAGCTGGATACAGGGTGGAATCAAGCGCTGATTTTTCATTGACCAATGCTACAAAAA ATGAGAGAAATCGGCTTGATGATGATTTTCGAGTTTTTCACCATCAGAGTGAGGGCCTGGAGCAagatgattttattgattatgGCTGGGCTAACATTGGAAGTTTTGATGACCTTGATAAGATATTTAG CAACAGCGACCCAATATTTGGAGATACAAGCCTTCCTAACACTCACGATCTATGGTCATCTAGTAAAGATGTGACAAGCAGTTCAGATAAGTCGGTTCCCCTATCTATTGACTCTCTGAGTTTGGCTCTAGGATCTCCGCGAAGCCCATCAGAAAGATTAGAAGTTAAAGCAGAATACAGGCTAGATCAGGAGAAGTCCTCCACTGGTGATGAAGAGAATGCTAGTGATATCACATCTAATGTGCATCTGTCTACTGATGCTAGGGACCATGGTGGAGGCAAAAGTGTGCTTTTACCGAATGAAAAG GAATTATGCAGATCTTTGTCTCCTCAAGTGAACAAGTTTGGCATGCCATATGTAACGAATCAACCTTATCTCGCTTCAGAGCTCAGTCAACAGAGCCAGCTTCAAGGACCAGAATGTTTGCAGCACAAACATTTCCCAGGTCCACTTTTTGCTTCTTCTACCTATGGGGATATGGGGAATCACTATTCTCCCATGCCTGTCTTGTCACAGGTCCATTCTGGACAAGCAAGCCATCAGCGCGTCCTTTCAAGTTATAAAGCTTCTCCAGGCAATTCAAATCATTTCAGCAAGTCTCTAGATGCTTCGTCAAAACCTTTGATGATGACACCTcaggaaaaaattgaaaaactgaGAAGGCGACAGCAATTGAGAGCAATGCTTGCCATTCAGAAACAGCAGCAGCAGTTTAGCTATCAAATGGTATCCCCTGAACAATCTGCAAAGCAAGGAGGATCTGTTGAAGAGAATTTGAGTTGCATCCCTTCTCTTGACCCGACCTCACCTTTGGAACAGGGCGACTCCAACACCGTTTGTTTGGCAGTTGAAGAATCCTCAGTGGAAGACACGGCACTATATCTTCTTCGGGATGTTATCTCAAAG TTGGACCTCCAAATAAGACTTTGTATCAGAGATAGCTTGTTCCGACTGGCTCAAAGTGCTACACAGAGGCAATGTGGCAATGATAGTTGCAGCTCCAAGAAGGGTGGAATAGAAGTCAGCATCGAAGAAATAAACACCAATAACAG AATTGCGAGACCGCCCAATGTAGAGACTGAGACAAATCCAGTAGACCGCATTGTGGCTCATCTGCTCTTCCATAATCCCTCGGAGTTGACATCAAAACTTGCTGAAATTCCGAAATCATCAATGTCTGCCATACTCAAATGTGAAAGAAAAGCAATTGGTTCACAGAGCTTTTCGAGCAGCTTTTTACACCAGAATTCTGAAACTGATCCAATCACAGCTCACCAGGGACTAAAAACTTCTACCTCTCATAATGAAGTGGATAAACTGAACAGTAGCCCCTGCCTTGAGACTTCTGAGAATGCATCAAACAATGAAGGAGCAGATGGCAGAGTTATTGGGTTTGAAGCCGCCTCATGA
- the LOC107778926 gene encoding protein LNK2 isoform X2 yields the protein MFDWNDEELTDIIWSDTGQSDDHTVPYPDGSEKEAPAYKDNIKKEWDVEASSFKPTDQKKPTTKTDLSNIKLDGSSKHDTGGAAITAGYRVESSADFSLTNATKSNQDSLGDERNRLDDDFRVFHHQSEGLEQDDFIDYGWANIGSFDDLDKIFSNSDPIFGDTSLPNTHDLWSSSKDVTSSSDKSVPLSIDSLSLALGSPRSPSERLEVKAEYRLDQEKSSTGDEENASDITSNVHLSTDARDHGGGKSVLLPNEKGNKQERILKGRFKLEQEGELAQLQELCRSLSPQVNKFGMPYVTNQPYLASELSQQSQLQGPECLQHKHFPGPLFASSTYGDMGNHYSPMPVLSQVHSGQASHQRVLSSYKASPGNSNHFSKSLDASSKPLMMTPQEKIEKLRRRQQLRAMLAIQKQQQQFSYQMVSPEQSAKQGGSVEENLSCIPSLDPTSPLEQGDSNTVCLAVEESSVEDTALYLLRDVISKLDLQIRLCIRDSLFRLAQSATQRQCGNDSCSSKKGGIEVSIEEINTNNRIARPPNVETETNPVDRIVAHLLFHNPSELTSKLAEIPKSSMSAILKCERKAIGSQSFSSSFLHQNSETDPITAHQGLKTSTSHNEVDKLNSSPCLETSENASNNEGADGRVIGFEAAS from the exons ATGTTTGATTGGAACGACGAAGAG CTAACGGATATAATATGGAGTGATACTGGTCAGAGCGATGACCACACAGTGCCATATCCTGACGGAAGTGAAAAGGAAGCTCCAGCTTATAAAGATAACATTAAGAAGGAATGGGATGTGGAAGCTTCTAGTTTCAAGCCTACTGATCAGAAGAAACCTACAACTAAAACTGATCTGAGTAATATTAAACTAGACGGCAGTTCCAAACATGACACTGGCGGAGCTGCTATCACAGCTGGATACAGGGTGGAATCAAGCGCTGATTTTTCATTGACCAATGCTACAAAAAGTAATCAAGATTCCTTGGGTG ATGAGAGAAATCGGCTTGATGATGATTTTCGAGTTTTTCACCATCAGAGTGAGGGCCTGGAGCAagatgattttattgattatgGCTGGGCTAACATTGGAAGTTTTGATGACCTTGATAAGATATTTAG CAACAGCGACCCAATATTTGGAGATACAAGCCTTCCTAACACTCACGATCTATGGTCATCTAGTAAAGATGTGACAAGCAGTTCAGATAAGTCGGTTCCCCTATCTATTGACTCTCTGAGTTTGGCTCTAGGATCTCCGCGAAGCCCATCAGAAAGATTAGAAGTTAAAGCAGAATACAGGCTAGATCAGGAGAAGTCCTCCACTGGTGATGAAGAGAATGCTAGTGATATCACATCTAATGTGCATCTGTCTACTGATGCTAGGGACCATGGTGGAGGCAAAAGTGTGCTTTTACCGAATGAAAAG GGAAATAAGCAGGAAAGAATATTGAAGGGTCGATTTAAATTAGAACAAGAAGGTGAACTTGCTCAGTTGCAGGAATTATGCAGATCTTTGTCTCCTCAAGTGAACAAGTTTGGCATGCCATATGTAACGAATCAACCTTATCTCGCTTCAGAGCTCAGTCAACAGAGCCAGCTTCAAGGACCAGAATGTTTGCAGCACAAACATTTCCCAGGTCCACTTTTTGCTTCTTCTACCTATGGGGATATGGGGAATCACTATTCTCCCATGCCTGTCTTGTCACAGGTCCATTCTGGACAAGCAAGCCATCAGCGCGTCCTTTCAAGTTATAAAGCTTCTCCAGGCAATTCAAATCATTTCAGCAAGTCTCTAGATGCTTCGTCAAAACCTTTGATGATGACACCTcaggaaaaaattgaaaaactgaGAAGGCGACAGCAATTGAGAGCAATGCTTGCCATTCAGAAACAGCAGCAGCAGTTTAGCTATCAAATGGTATCCCCTGAACAATCTGCAAAGCAAGGAGGATCTGTTGAAGAGAATTTGAGTTGCATCCCTTCTCTTGACCCGACCTCACCTTTGGAACAGGGCGACTCCAACACCGTTTGTTTGGCAGTTGAAGAATCCTCAGTGGAAGACACGGCACTATATCTTCTTCGGGATGTTATCTCAAAG TTGGACCTCCAAATAAGACTTTGTATCAGAGATAGCTTGTTCCGACTGGCTCAAAGTGCTACACAGAGGCAATGTGGCAATGATAGTTGCAGCTCCAAGAAGGGTGGAATAGAAGTCAGCATCGAAGAAATAAACACCAATAACAG AATTGCGAGACCGCCCAATGTAGAGACTGAGACAAATCCAGTAGACCGCATTGTGGCTCATCTGCTCTTCCATAATCCCTCGGAGTTGACATCAAAACTTGCTGAAATTCCGAAATCATCAATGTCTGCCATACTCAAATGTGAAAGAAAAGCAATTGGTTCACAGAGCTTTTCGAGCAGCTTTTTACACCAGAATTCTGAAACTGATCCAATCACAGCTCACCAGGGACTAAAAACTTCTACCTCTCATAATGAAGTGGATAAACTGAACAGTAGCCCCTGCCTTGAGACTTCTGAGAATGCATCAAACAATGAAGGAGCAGATGGCAGAGTTATTGGGTTTGAAGCCGCCTCATGA
- the LOC107778926 gene encoding protein LNK2 isoform X1, with translation MFDWNDEELTDIIWSDTGQSDDHTVPYPDGSEKEAPAYKDNIKKEWDVEASSFKPTDQKKPTTKTDLSNIKLDGSSKHDTGGAAITAGYRVESSADFSLTNATKSNQDSLGGKASNYLTEVSKQECFRDERNRLDDDFRVFHHQSEGLEQDDFIDYGWANIGSFDDLDKIFSNSDPIFGDTSLPNTHDLWSSSKDVTSSSDKSVPLSIDSLSLALGSPRSPSERLEVKAEYRLDQEKSSTGDEENASDITSNVHLSTDARDHGGGKSVLLPNEKGNKQERILKGRFKLEQEGELAQLQELCRSLSPQVNKFGMPYVTNQPYLASELSQQSQLQGPECLQHKHFPGPLFASSTYGDMGNHYSPMPVLSQVHSGQASHQRVLSSYKASPGNSNHFSKSLDASSKPLMMTPQEKIEKLRRRQQLRAMLAIQKQQQQFSYQMVSPEQSAKQGGSVEENLSCIPSLDPTSPLEQGDSNTVCLAVEESSVEDTALYLLRDVISKLDLQIRLCIRDSLFRLAQSATQRQCGNDSCSSKKGGIEVSIEEINTNNRIARPPNVETETNPVDRIVAHLLFHNPSELTSKLAEIPKSSMSAILKCERKAIGSQSFSSSFLHQNSETDPITAHQGLKTSTSHNEVDKLNSSPCLETSENASNNEGADGRVIGFEAAS, from the exons ATGTTTGATTGGAACGACGAAGAG CTAACGGATATAATATGGAGTGATACTGGTCAGAGCGATGACCACACAGTGCCATATCCTGACGGAAGTGAAAAGGAAGCTCCAGCTTATAAAGATAACATTAAGAAGGAATGGGATGTGGAAGCTTCTAGTTTCAAGCCTACTGATCAGAAGAAACCTACAACTAAAACTGATCTGAGTAATATTAAACTAGACGGCAGTTCCAAACATGACACTGGCGGAGCTGCTATCACAGCTGGATACAGGGTGGAATCAAGCGCTGATTTTTCATTGACCAATGCTACAAAAAGTAATCAAGATTCCTTGGGTGGTAAAGCATCTAATTATCTGACAGAAGTTTCAAAACAAGAATGTTTTAGAG ATGAGAGAAATCGGCTTGATGATGATTTTCGAGTTTTTCACCATCAGAGTGAGGGCCTGGAGCAagatgattttattgattatgGCTGGGCTAACATTGGAAGTTTTGATGACCTTGATAAGATATTTAG CAACAGCGACCCAATATTTGGAGATACAAGCCTTCCTAACACTCACGATCTATGGTCATCTAGTAAAGATGTGACAAGCAGTTCAGATAAGTCGGTTCCCCTATCTATTGACTCTCTGAGTTTGGCTCTAGGATCTCCGCGAAGCCCATCAGAAAGATTAGAAGTTAAAGCAGAATACAGGCTAGATCAGGAGAAGTCCTCCACTGGTGATGAAGAGAATGCTAGTGATATCACATCTAATGTGCATCTGTCTACTGATGCTAGGGACCATGGTGGAGGCAAAAGTGTGCTTTTACCGAATGAAAAG GGAAATAAGCAGGAAAGAATATTGAAGGGTCGATTTAAATTAGAACAAGAAGGTGAACTTGCTCAGTTGCAGGAATTATGCAGATCTTTGTCTCCTCAAGTGAACAAGTTTGGCATGCCATATGTAACGAATCAACCTTATCTCGCTTCAGAGCTCAGTCAACAGAGCCAGCTTCAAGGACCAGAATGTTTGCAGCACAAACATTTCCCAGGTCCACTTTTTGCTTCTTCTACCTATGGGGATATGGGGAATCACTATTCTCCCATGCCTGTCTTGTCACAGGTCCATTCTGGACAAGCAAGCCATCAGCGCGTCCTTTCAAGTTATAAAGCTTCTCCAGGCAATTCAAATCATTTCAGCAAGTCTCTAGATGCTTCGTCAAAACCTTTGATGATGACACCTcaggaaaaaattgaaaaactgaGAAGGCGACAGCAATTGAGAGCAATGCTTGCCATTCAGAAACAGCAGCAGCAGTTTAGCTATCAAATGGTATCCCCTGAACAATCTGCAAAGCAAGGAGGATCTGTTGAAGAGAATTTGAGTTGCATCCCTTCTCTTGACCCGACCTCACCTTTGGAACAGGGCGACTCCAACACCGTTTGTTTGGCAGTTGAAGAATCCTCAGTGGAAGACACGGCACTATATCTTCTTCGGGATGTTATCTCAAAG TTGGACCTCCAAATAAGACTTTGTATCAGAGATAGCTTGTTCCGACTGGCTCAAAGTGCTACACAGAGGCAATGTGGCAATGATAGTTGCAGCTCCAAGAAGGGTGGAATAGAAGTCAGCATCGAAGAAATAAACACCAATAACAG AATTGCGAGACCGCCCAATGTAGAGACTGAGACAAATCCAGTAGACCGCATTGTGGCTCATCTGCTCTTCCATAATCCCTCGGAGTTGACATCAAAACTTGCTGAAATTCCGAAATCATCAATGTCTGCCATACTCAAATGTGAAAGAAAAGCAATTGGTTCACAGAGCTTTTCGAGCAGCTTTTTACACCAGAATTCTGAAACTGATCCAATCACAGCTCACCAGGGACTAAAAACTTCTACCTCTCATAATGAAGTGGATAAACTGAACAGTAGCCCCTGCCTTGAGACTTCTGAGAATGCATCAAACAATGAAGGAGCAGATGGCAGAGTTATTGGGTTTGAAGCCGCCTCATGA
- the LOC107778926 gene encoding protein LNK2 isoform X4: MFDWNDEELTDIIWSDTGQSDDHTVPYPDGSEKEAPAYKDNIKKEWDVEASSFKPTDQKKPTTKTDLSNIKLDGSSKHDTGGAAITAGYRVESSADFSLTNATKSNQDSLGGKASNYLTEVSKQECFRDERNRLDDDFRVFHHQSEGLEQDDFIDYGWANIGSFDDLDKIFSNSDPIFGDTSLPNTHDLWSSSKDVTSSSDKSVPLSIDSLSLALGSPRSPSERLEVKAEYRLDQEKSSTGDEENASDITSNVHLSTDARDHGGGKSVLLPNEKELCRSLSPQVNKFGMPYVTNQPYLASELSQQSQLQGPECLQHKHFPGPLFASSTYGDMGNHYSPMPVLSQVHSGQASHQRVLSSYKASPGNSNHFSKSLDASSKPLMMTPQEKIEKLRRRQQLRAMLAIQKQQQQFSYQMVSPEQSAKQGGSVEENLSCIPSLDPTSPLEQGDSNTVCLAVEESSVEDTALYLLRDVISKLDLQIRLCIRDSLFRLAQSATQRQCGNDSCSSKKGGIEVSIEEINTNNRIARPPNVETETNPVDRIVAHLLFHNPSELTSKLAEIPKSSMSAILKCERKAIGSQSFSSSFLHQNSETDPITAHQGLKTSTSHNEVDKLNSSPCLETSENASNNEGADGRVIGFEAAS; this comes from the exons ATGTTTGATTGGAACGACGAAGAG CTAACGGATATAATATGGAGTGATACTGGTCAGAGCGATGACCACACAGTGCCATATCCTGACGGAAGTGAAAAGGAAGCTCCAGCTTATAAAGATAACATTAAGAAGGAATGGGATGTGGAAGCTTCTAGTTTCAAGCCTACTGATCAGAAGAAACCTACAACTAAAACTGATCTGAGTAATATTAAACTAGACGGCAGTTCCAAACATGACACTGGCGGAGCTGCTATCACAGCTGGATACAGGGTGGAATCAAGCGCTGATTTTTCATTGACCAATGCTACAAAAAGTAATCAAGATTCCTTGGGTGGTAAAGCATCTAATTATCTGACAGAAGTTTCAAAACAAGAATGTTTTAGAG ATGAGAGAAATCGGCTTGATGATGATTTTCGAGTTTTTCACCATCAGAGTGAGGGCCTGGAGCAagatgattttattgattatgGCTGGGCTAACATTGGAAGTTTTGATGACCTTGATAAGATATTTAG CAACAGCGACCCAATATTTGGAGATACAAGCCTTCCTAACACTCACGATCTATGGTCATCTAGTAAAGATGTGACAAGCAGTTCAGATAAGTCGGTTCCCCTATCTATTGACTCTCTGAGTTTGGCTCTAGGATCTCCGCGAAGCCCATCAGAAAGATTAGAAGTTAAAGCAGAATACAGGCTAGATCAGGAGAAGTCCTCCACTGGTGATGAAGAGAATGCTAGTGATATCACATCTAATGTGCATCTGTCTACTGATGCTAGGGACCATGGTGGAGGCAAAAGTGTGCTTTTACCGAATGAAAAG GAATTATGCAGATCTTTGTCTCCTCAAGTGAACAAGTTTGGCATGCCATATGTAACGAATCAACCTTATCTCGCTTCAGAGCTCAGTCAACAGAGCCAGCTTCAAGGACCAGAATGTTTGCAGCACAAACATTTCCCAGGTCCACTTTTTGCTTCTTCTACCTATGGGGATATGGGGAATCACTATTCTCCCATGCCTGTCTTGTCACAGGTCCATTCTGGACAAGCAAGCCATCAGCGCGTCCTTTCAAGTTATAAAGCTTCTCCAGGCAATTCAAATCATTTCAGCAAGTCTCTAGATGCTTCGTCAAAACCTTTGATGATGACACCTcaggaaaaaattgaaaaactgaGAAGGCGACAGCAATTGAGAGCAATGCTTGCCATTCAGAAACAGCAGCAGCAGTTTAGCTATCAAATGGTATCCCCTGAACAATCTGCAAAGCAAGGAGGATCTGTTGAAGAGAATTTGAGTTGCATCCCTTCTCTTGACCCGACCTCACCTTTGGAACAGGGCGACTCCAACACCGTTTGTTTGGCAGTTGAAGAATCCTCAGTGGAAGACACGGCACTATATCTTCTTCGGGATGTTATCTCAAAG TTGGACCTCCAAATAAGACTTTGTATCAGAGATAGCTTGTTCCGACTGGCTCAAAGTGCTACACAGAGGCAATGTGGCAATGATAGTTGCAGCTCCAAGAAGGGTGGAATAGAAGTCAGCATCGAAGAAATAAACACCAATAACAG AATTGCGAGACCGCCCAATGTAGAGACTGAGACAAATCCAGTAGACCGCATTGTGGCTCATCTGCTCTTCCATAATCCCTCGGAGTTGACATCAAAACTTGCTGAAATTCCGAAATCATCAATGTCTGCCATACTCAAATGTGAAAGAAAAGCAATTGGTTCACAGAGCTTTTCGAGCAGCTTTTTACACCAGAATTCTGAAACTGATCCAATCACAGCTCACCAGGGACTAAAAACTTCTACCTCTCATAATGAAGTGGATAAACTGAACAGTAGCCCCTGCCTTGAGACTTCTGAGAATGCATCAAACAATGAAGGAGCAGATGGCAGAGTTATTGGGTTTGAAGCCGCCTCATGA
- the LOC107778926 gene encoding protein LNK2 isoform X3 produces MFDWNDEELTDIIWSDTGQSDDHTVPYPDGSEKEAPAYKDNIKKEWDVEASSFKPTDQKKPTTKTDLSNIKLDGSSKHDTGGAAITAGYRVESSADFSLTNATKNERNRLDDDFRVFHHQSEGLEQDDFIDYGWANIGSFDDLDKIFSNSDPIFGDTSLPNTHDLWSSSKDVTSSSDKSVPLSIDSLSLALGSPRSPSERLEVKAEYRLDQEKSSTGDEENASDITSNVHLSTDARDHGGGKSVLLPNEKGNKQERILKGRFKLEQEGELAQLQELCRSLSPQVNKFGMPYVTNQPYLASELSQQSQLQGPECLQHKHFPGPLFASSTYGDMGNHYSPMPVLSQVHSGQASHQRVLSSYKASPGNSNHFSKSLDASSKPLMMTPQEKIEKLRRRQQLRAMLAIQKQQQQFSYQMVSPEQSAKQGGSVEENLSCIPSLDPTSPLEQGDSNTVCLAVEESSVEDTALYLLRDVISKLDLQIRLCIRDSLFRLAQSATQRQCGNDSCSSKKGGIEVSIEEINTNNRIARPPNVETETNPVDRIVAHLLFHNPSELTSKLAEIPKSSMSAILKCERKAIGSQSFSSSFLHQNSETDPITAHQGLKTSTSHNEVDKLNSSPCLETSENASNNEGADGRVIGFEAAS; encoded by the exons ATGTTTGATTGGAACGACGAAGAG CTAACGGATATAATATGGAGTGATACTGGTCAGAGCGATGACCACACAGTGCCATATCCTGACGGAAGTGAAAAGGAAGCTCCAGCTTATAAAGATAACATTAAGAAGGAATGGGATGTGGAAGCTTCTAGTTTCAAGCCTACTGATCAGAAGAAACCTACAACTAAAACTGATCTGAGTAATATTAAACTAGACGGCAGTTCCAAACATGACACTGGCGGAGCTGCTATCACAGCTGGATACAGGGTGGAATCAAGCGCTGATTTTTCATTGACCAATGCTACAAAAA ATGAGAGAAATCGGCTTGATGATGATTTTCGAGTTTTTCACCATCAGAGTGAGGGCCTGGAGCAagatgattttattgattatgGCTGGGCTAACATTGGAAGTTTTGATGACCTTGATAAGATATTTAG CAACAGCGACCCAATATTTGGAGATACAAGCCTTCCTAACACTCACGATCTATGGTCATCTAGTAAAGATGTGACAAGCAGTTCAGATAAGTCGGTTCCCCTATCTATTGACTCTCTGAGTTTGGCTCTAGGATCTCCGCGAAGCCCATCAGAAAGATTAGAAGTTAAAGCAGAATACAGGCTAGATCAGGAGAAGTCCTCCACTGGTGATGAAGAGAATGCTAGTGATATCACATCTAATGTGCATCTGTCTACTGATGCTAGGGACCATGGTGGAGGCAAAAGTGTGCTTTTACCGAATGAAAAG GGAAATAAGCAGGAAAGAATATTGAAGGGTCGATTTAAATTAGAACAAGAAGGTGAACTTGCTCAGTTGCAGGAATTATGCAGATCTTTGTCTCCTCAAGTGAACAAGTTTGGCATGCCATATGTAACGAATCAACCTTATCTCGCTTCAGAGCTCAGTCAACAGAGCCAGCTTCAAGGACCAGAATGTTTGCAGCACAAACATTTCCCAGGTCCACTTTTTGCTTCTTCTACCTATGGGGATATGGGGAATCACTATTCTCCCATGCCTGTCTTGTCACAGGTCCATTCTGGACAAGCAAGCCATCAGCGCGTCCTTTCAAGTTATAAAGCTTCTCCAGGCAATTCAAATCATTTCAGCAAGTCTCTAGATGCTTCGTCAAAACCTTTGATGATGACACCTcaggaaaaaattgaaaaactgaGAAGGCGACAGCAATTGAGAGCAATGCTTGCCATTCAGAAACAGCAGCAGCAGTTTAGCTATCAAATGGTATCCCCTGAACAATCTGCAAAGCAAGGAGGATCTGTTGAAGAGAATTTGAGTTGCATCCCTTCTCTTGACCCGACCTCACCTTTGGAACAGGGCGACTCCAACACCGTTTGTTTGGCAGTTGAAGAATCCTCAGTGGAAGACACGGCACTATATCTTCTTCGGGATGTTATCTCAAAG TTGGACCTCCAAATAAGACTTTGTATCAGAGATAGCTTGTTCCGACTGGCTCAAAGTGCTACACAGAGGCAATGTGGCAATGATAGTTGCAGCTCCAAGAAGGGTGGAATAGAAGTCAGCATCGAAGAAATAAACACCAATAACAG AATTGCGAGACCGCCCAATGTAGAGACTGAGACAAATCCAGTAGACCGCATTGTGGCTCATCTGCTCTTCCATAATCCCTCGGAGTTGACATCAAAACTTGCTGAAATTCCGAAATCATCAATGTCTGCCATACTCAAATGTGAAAGAAAAGCAATTGGTTCACAGAGCTTTTCGAGCAGCTTTTTACACCAGAATTCTGAAACTGATCCAATCACAGCTCACCAGGGACTAAAAACTTCTACCTCTCATAATGAAGTGGATAAACTGAACAGTAGCCCCTGCCTTGAGACTTCTGAGAATGCATCAAACAATGAAGGAGCAGATGGCAGAGTTATTGGGTTTGAAGCCGCCTCATGA